The DNA sequence tttaaatatgaacttttcctaagtagcaaacacatttgcaaatgtgggtggtttttggggtagctattaaccaatatgaggtcaaaactaaaatccaagatggcaccgacgaaaattttacatcttttcgtcatgggtgtcattttcaaggagttggagtagctattaaataagtattaatcaatatgaggtcaaatctaaaatccaaaatggcgccgacgacaatttgacatcatttcgtcacgggtgtcattttcatggtttttggggtagctattaaccaatatgaggtcaaaactaaaatccaagatggcgccgacaaaaattttatatattttcttcatgggtgtcattttcatggttattggggtagctattaacgaatatgaggtcaaaactaaaatccaagatggcgccgacgataattttacatcttttcgacatgggtgtcattttcatggtttttggggtagctattaaccaatatgaggtcaaaactaaaatcgaagatggcgccgacgaaaattttacatcatttcgtcacgggtgtcattttcatggttattggggtagctactaacgaatatgaggtcaaaactaaaatccaagatggcgccgacgaaaattttacatattttcgtcctgggtgtcattttcatggtttttggggtatctattaatcaatatgaggtcaaaactaaaatccaagatggtgtcgacgaaactttacatcttttcggcatgggtgtcattttcaaggtttttgagacagctattaccaaatccccaatgtaaccgtcgataattaggtatatttttcttactcctttaaagtaaacttaaataaaataacaaaaacgttaacaaccacagttttgtagaaagtcttaaataaaacaattttaaagaacattgaaatgcatatttagaaattaaatataaaacgcaactctgtggcaatcatgttaatattctgacagatattagtaactttaaatatattcgctaaactttatttaaaataaagtttatctaaaacatttaaacgaagagaataaaataaaaaagaacgtgtgtgccgagaaaacgtgtcaggagtgaaacttctttggcgagattcatagataccaaaatcgccgccttgctccataacgcgacagtattaccatgacgcgatcttgaaattcgacgaccatcttggattttagttttgacctcatattcgttaatagctaccccaaaaaccatgaaaatgacacccatcacgaaaaatgtcaaattttcgtcagcgccatcttggattatagttttgacctcatattcgttaatagctatcccaaaaaccatgaaaatgacacccatgatgaaaagatgtcaaatttttcgtcggcgccatcttggattatagttttgacctcatattcgataatagctaccccaaaaaccatgaaaatgacacccacgacgaaaagatgtaaaattttcgtcggcgccatcttggatttcagttttgacctcatattggttaatagctaccccaaaaaccatgaaaatgacacccatgacgaaaagatgtaaaatttttgtcagcgccatcttggattatagttttgacctcatattcgttaatagctaccccaaaaaccatgaaaatgacacccatgacgaaaagatgtaaaattttcgtcggcgccatcttggatttcagttttgacctcatattggttaatagctaccccaaaaaccatgaaaatgacacccatgacgaaaagttgtaaaatttttgtcggcgccatcttggattatagttttgacctcatattcgttaatagctaccccaaaaaccatgaaaacccatgacgaaaagatgtaaaattttcgtcggcgccatcttggatttcagttttgacctcatattcggtaatagctatcccaaaaactatgaaaatgacacccatcacgagaaaaagccaaattttcatcgacgccatcttgaattgttttaccccaccaatctattcaacaacccataaaaaagaggatctcaggcaaggtaattttaaaaacataattttaaattacaaataattggaataagaaacttatacagtttactcataaaaagtatcaaatatttcaaatcacgaaaaagacagtgcacgcacaataatcttttttatttcgtttttatttttggcacgaggagcgatacacccgtccttccaagagcgcttctgagcgcggtctgacgaaccgcgagaacaaaatgtatgaagaaatcgacaagtatttttaatttagctcattattgaaataaaattttgatttagattcataaaaattacaccatatataaaggactatatatccctcaataagatatagttaagaagatagattaggctcttaattttcctaaaatggtaccggtttagaccccatttttttgcattttatgcgtttattgtgatggaaaaaacgtatttcagcgacaattttgtatgacgtcgtacaatttttataagatgaacgtagagctgaatatattatctttaaattaagatattactatgttctcacgtgtaattgctttaagttaaaatggtaccgaaaaacagcgtgtttttgtaaaaatacgttatagcGTCCTTACTTATAGATTGTACTACCATAGATACACGATTAACTGTTAGAATATTTATCTATGttgtctatactaatattataaagaggaaaggtttgtaatttgtatgtatgtatgtatggttttcacgcatatactactgaaccgattacaatgaaatttagcacatatatagagggtaacttggattaacacatagttGGTTTGGTAACACatggttttatcccggaaatgggaactatgcgggttttactttgaaaactcgggcgaagccgcaggcggaaatctagttaataataactaaCATAATATCTACAAATACGAAATTGATACCTATCTAttcaatttatatgtaaaaatagttttttgttGTTAAGAATGTTTTAAGTGCATAAATTATACTATCTACGTCGTCCGACGTTTCATcatattcacattttaattttacaaataataataatagagttGTTCTGTATTAGAAACGGGAAGAATGGTGCAAGTATTATTCGGACCGTGGGACTATGTCATCATGGCCGCCACATTAATCGCCTCAGTAGTAATCGGACTTTACTTTAAATTCACTGGCgggaaacaaaaaacaaatgaggtaaatatttttctaatataattaagtatatatttttaagtacctaggtCGTTCACTATTTTATctgaaaaaatgtataactTTCAGGAATACCTTTTGGCCGATCGGAACATGTCTATATTTCCCGTTGCTGTATCATTGATGGCTTCGTTCATGTCCGCCATAACGTTACTTGGAGTATCGGCGGAAAACTATTACTATGGAATGATATTTGTGGTCATAAATCTGTCCTATGGTATTGCGACACCGATCGCATCGCATTTATACCTACCAGTCTTCTTTGGACTTCAGAAGACTAGTACATATGAGTATTTGGAACTTCGTTTTGGGCCGAGAATTCGAATGTTGGCTTCACTGACGTACACGCTTCAAATGATACTCTATAATGGAATAGTGCTCTATGCTCCTTCGATTGTTCTAGAAGCCGTTACTGGTCTAGATAGAGTAATATCTATATTAGTTATAGGATTGGCTTGCACCTTCTATTCTACCCTAGGCGGCATGAAGGCCGTACTATTTACTGACTTACTTCAATCTTTTCTAATGTTCGCTGCTGTGTTCAGCATAGTCATCTTTGCGATGATAAAAGTCGGAGGTCTAGGAAACATTTTTCTCATAGCCAAGGAAGGTGGACGTCTAGACTTCTcaaagtaagaaaaataataattattacaaatatttagtatcaattaatttgaatatgtatatttatgtaggtatgttacATTTTCAGTATAAGTGTGGATCCTACAGAACGACACACATGGTGGTCCTTAATCATCGGAGGCTTTATAACGTATCTATCTTTAAATGCTGTTAATCATACGCAGGTAGGTAAACTCACATTTTTACCCAAGTTTATATGATGATTACCttctagtaataaatattaatgaaaacaattaatttgtAGATTCAGCGGTTATTAACAGTGAGTTCTCTATCTCGTTCCCAACAATGTCTATGGTGGAGTTGGCCGGTACTATCAGTGTTGAGCGTCGTTACTTGCACCAGTGGCCTAGCCATTTACGCAGTGTATAAGGACTGTGATCCGTACGTCAGTAAATCTAT is a window from the Colias croceus chromosome 7, ilColCroc2.1 genome containing:
- the LOC123693395 gene encoding putative sodium-dependent multivitamin transporter; this translates as MVQVLFGPWDYVIMAATLIASVVIGLYFKFTGGKQKTNEEYLLADRNMSIFPVAVSLMASFMSAITLLGVSAENYYYGMIFVVINLSYGIATPIASHLYLPVFFGLQKTSTYEYLELRFGPRIRMLASLTYTLQMILYNGIVLYAPSIVLEAVTGLDRVISILVIGLACTFYSTLGGMKAVLFTDLLQSFLMFAAVFSIVIFAMIKVGGLGNIFLIAKEGGRLDFSNISVDPTERHTWWSLIIGGFITYLSLNAVNHTQIQRLLTVSSLSRSQQCLWWSWPVLSVLSVVTCTSGLAIYAVYKDCDPYVSKSITAIDQLMPYFVVDTMRSVPGLAGLFAAGIFSASLSTISASCNALAAVTLTDYVSRWCTVREAYIAWLTKLAAFAYGMVFLALAFLAQYLGGILQAALTIFGAVGGPLFGVFTLGMFTTYATEMGVSVALLSGMSMTLWMSFGSPRPMPVKLPLSTEGCLNATIPLAVTSQPSDYFYLYKISYMWTSPIGFVWVLVVGSLVSLVWRHTQPWQRAGRPHPDPALFTPPLANYLRAKYKDVDNVQSQLLQKSGSY